Proteins encoded within one genomic window of Deltaproteobacteria bacterium:
- a CDS encoding ABC transporter ATP-binding protein produces MIEVKNVTKYYGQVCALNNVSFDVKKGEIVGLLGPNGSGKTTLMRILTGFFPPTEGKVSVAGIDVEMDSLGARSRLGYLPESVVLYPDMTVRSFLNFCVRVKGNSAEMRQSQVDRVLQQCSLEHMAHRHIGTLSKGYRQRVGLAQALLCDPEVLILDEPTVGLDPNQVIEMRDLISGMAGKRTILLSSHILHEVGLTCQRVVIIDKGNIIAEDTAAGLSDRIQGATRTNIRVAGPQAEIISALRALPGVKDVIEQESTEKGQEGHSFIVTSPDRTTTREIAQAIVTRGWALYEMTPMTLGLEELFVRLTAPTDQRKEAA; encoded by the coding sequence ATGATCGAAGTAAAAAATGTGACGAAATACTATGGCCAGGTTTGCGCCCTCAATAACGTCTCATTCGACGTGAAAAAAGGTGAGATCGTTGGCCTTCTGGGTCCCAATGGCTCAGGAAAAACGACCCTGATGCGGATTCTGACTGGGTTTTTTCCTCCTACCGAAGGCAAGGTGAGCGTTGCGGGTATCGACGTTGAAATGGATTCGTTAGGAGCACGCAGCCGCCTGGGCTACTTGCCGGAAAGTGTCGTGCTCTATCCTGACATGACCGTGCGATCGTTCCTCAACTTCTGTGTTCGGGTCAAAGGAAATTCTGCCGAAATGCGGCAAAGCCAAGTCGATCGTGTCCTGCAGCAGTGCTCGCTCGAACACATGGCCCATCGTCACATTGGTACGCTTTCCAAAGGATATCGACAACGTGTCGGGCTCGCCCAGGCGCTCCTATGCGATCCTGAAGTGCTGATTTTGGATGAGCCCACCGTTGGTCTCGATCCCAATCAAGTCATCGAAATGCGCGACTTGATCTCTGGCATGGCAGGCAAAAGGACAATTTTGCTGTCGAGCCATATCCTTCATGAAGTTGGCCTCACCTGCCAACGCGTAGTTATTATCGATAAAGGCAACATTATTGCGGAAGACACCGCCGCCGGACTCAGCGATCGTATCCAGGGAGCAACGCGCACGAATATCCGAGTTGCAGGGCCACAGGCAGAAATTATCAGCGCCCTTCGCGCACTTCCCGGCGTGAAAGACGTCATCGAACAGGAATCGACAGAAAAGGGTCAGGAGGGACACAGCTTCATTGTCACTTCACCTGATCGCACCACGACTCGCGAGATTGCTCAGGCAATTGTAACTCGCGGTTGGGCTTTGTACGAAATGACGCCGATGACGCTCGGCCTTGAAGAGCTGTTTGTCCGCCTGACCGCCCCAACCGACCAGCGCAAAGAGGCAGCATAA
- a CDS encoding DUF1329 domain-containing protein, with amino-acid sequence MKLRRWLNVAGATLVASALGLSSTVLADVKAGDTVTKENMAQAEDLLTPAMKWYVGHGMPMKIIDYKKIEWPKAYKEATEKYSGQVKLSPDGRDMFNYVAGAPFPKIEASDPLVGFKIMWNQEQKPAYTDNVGTEWIVELINSKGEMERRYSSGFWRRMMWTGRLYQDPKPVVPHNPPMRYTEQFGPLFEPSDLKGAGTLSNRYMAADMPDDSYMYLPELRRVRRISVSNRSDAFWGTDYDLDALWGFNSKVSFWTFRLLAEKEILAPMHAGGYGKRIACEPSDGTKGVRAFSPCGINWEKRPVWVIEGLPTAYSQYAFSKRIMYIDKDTLGVIFMEAYDQGGELWRLFFNMFDYNKKPYDGYPARPLQGGKYNYEDEWAFDPHGMTADLQTAHGSPWDAPSGYSKPADWVNEWYFNENVPINTPEAFSINYLIQSAR; translated from the coding sequence ATGAAGTTACGTCGTTGGTTGAACGTTGCCGGTGCAACGCTCGTCGCAAGTGCACTGGGTCTCTCGTCGACCGTGCTCGCTGACGTCAAAGCTGGTGACACCGTTACCAAAGAAAACATGGCACAAGCGGAAGATCTGCTTACCCCGGCCATGAAGTGGTATGTCGGACATGGCATGCCGATGAAGATCATCGACTACAAGAAGATTGAATGGCCAAAAGCTTACAAAGAAGCAACCGAAAAGTATTCTGGTCAAGTGAAGCTCTCTCCAGATGGCCGCGACATGTTTAACTATGTTGCCGGCGCCCCATTCCCGAAGATTGAAGCCAGTGACCCTCTCGTTGGTTTCAAAATCATGTGGAACCAAGAGCAGAAGCCAGCCTATACCGATAACGTCGGTACAGAATGGATCGTGGAACTCATCAACAGCAAAGGCGAAATGGAACGGCGCTATTCTTCGGGTTTCTGGCGTCGCATGATGTGGACAGGCCGCCTCTATCAAGATCCAAAGCCGGTCGTGCCGCACAACCCGCCGATGCGTTACACTGAGCAGTTTGGCCCACTCTTCGAACCAAGCGACTTGAAAGGCGCTGGGACACTGAGTAACCGCTACATGGCAGCCGACATGCCAGACGATTCCTACATGTACCTCCCTGAACTCCGTCGCGTTCGCCGTATTAGCGTTTCGAACCGTTCTGACGCGTTCTGGGGAACGGACTATGACCTCGACGCACTGTGGGGTTTCAACTCCAAGGTGTCGTTCTGGACATTCCGTCTCTTGGCTGAAAAAGAGATCCTCGCCCCCATGCACGCTGGTGGTTATGGAAAGCGTATTGCTTGTGAACCCTCAGATGGTACCAAGGGCGTCCGTGCCTTCTCGCCTTGCGGCATCAACTGGGAAAAACGGCCAGTGTGGGTCATCGAAGGCCTCCCGACCGCGTACAGCCAATATGCGTTCTCGAAGCGCATTATGTACATCGACAAAGACACCCTGGGCGTGATCTTCATGGAAGCCTATGACCAAGGTGGTGAGCTGTGGCGCTTGTTCTTCAACATGTTTGATTACAACAAGAAGCCCTATGACGGCTATCCAGCTCGTCCCCTCCAAGGTGGTAAGTATAACTACGAAGATGAGTGGGCGTTCGATCCTCATGGAATGACCGCCGATCTCCAGACTGCACACGGCAGCCCGTGGGATGCTCCCTCTGGTTATAGCAAGCCGGCTGACTGGGTGAACGAATGGTATTTCAATGAAAACGTGCCGATCAACACGCCAGAAGCCTTCTCGATCAACTATCTGATCCAGAGCGCTCGCTAG